The segment AGAAGAAATTGAAGCTGAAAGCCTTGTAAAATACGGTAAACAAGTAAAAGCATAATATTTGTTTTTATAACGCATAAAGTGCACTCACCTTTGTGAGTGCACTTTTAGTTTATAAATTTGCTGCTTTTTTTATAAAATAGTAAAATATACATATAAATATATGTGATATTCATTTATGGTTATTTGTATGTGTGTAATAGAGAAAGTATTGGAGCGTATTATGAATATTAGAATGGCTATAATGGCAGCAATTATTGGTTCTACTACAGTTTTTACTGTACATGGTGCAGATGTATCGATTCCAGGGGCAAACCCTAAAATGCCTGCAGTGGTGTATGCTGATAATATCGTAGATCAGGCTAAGGTAGAGAAGACAGTAAAACAACTCGAATCTGCGTTAGATAAAAAGTTTGCCTCAGAGCTATCTGTAGATGACAAAAATAGAGTAAAAAGAAATATCTTAAATAAAGGTGCTCTAGATTATAAAGCACATAATTATAACTCCTCCATTTATGTATTATCTGGAGAAAATCGTTCCATTCAGTTTAGCTTGCCTACCACATCTAATAGGAGTTTGGTGGCGAATAGAGGTGAAGGATTTACAAAATATGCTATGTCTAATCTAGGTATGATTGGTATTGAGGTTGAGCCAGTAAAGAATACAGGCATTTGGGCTGAATCTGGTAAAAGTTATGATGAACTTACCGTAGAGGATATGAAGGCTGCTTTCTCAAAACACAATCCAGGTTCTAGTAATGCTTTTATTGATGGTGGAAAGTTTACGTATCCAGGTATTGAAAATGGTACGTGGGATGTAGCAACTTCACAGGGTCGTGCTGGAAAAAATACAATTAGTACGATTAATTTTACACTTAAAAATAAGCCAAATTATATGTACCATATTGGTATTGTGAATTCTGATAAAAATGCTAACTATAAGCGTGATTTAGGCTTATTAGCAAATTATACAATACCTTCAATTATGGAAAAGCCTATGATTACTATACCTACTACAGTAGAAACTCTTGGTGATTTTACATATCATAAAATTAATGGTACAGTTCTAAAACAAGATATGGTTAAAGACAGTGGCTCTATTCGTGTGTACGAAACAGAGGGTTTAGCACATCTGTTATTGGTTGACCCCATTAAAAAGGGCATCTCTAGAAATGAGGTTTTATCAATGGCATTAGTAAATCATGTCTTTCCTAAACAGGATGAAAAAGTTGGAAAAGTAAATGTTTATACTGTATGGCATAACAATACACCAGGTATACTATTGGATGTTCAGTATCCTTCTCGAAAGGCTATGGAAATATCTTATATTACACGAAATGACAAGAATTTATTTATTCAAACTATTATTGCTAATCAGCATAAGAAAGATATTAGTCGAGACGATATAATTAACTTGCTTATTGATGTGAAAATGAATGGTGAAACATTAGACTCTACCAGCGTGATTTCTCCTTTGCCAGAATATGATTTCTAATAATATTAAAACAAATATATTAATAAAAACACGAGGTAATCGTCTCGTGTTTTCTTTTTTGTAATGCTTTATAGCACTATTATTAACAGGTGCTAGGTAAAACTTACATCCTCAACATGATATAATAGTTCTATGAAACATTACGTGCATTCTTATTGGACAAAATATAAACAATTGTATAAGAAAGGCTTAAAAGGTATTGCTGCTTTTCTTGCCATTGGGGCGATTATAGTCTTTGTGCTCGCTACGATAGCGAGCCGTGGGATGGGCGTTATTTTTAACGAGGTAATGGCTCGTCAAACGATGATGAGAGGGACTGTAACGGTAGAGAGTTTAACTGCAACACCGTGGGGGACATTATCCTTTACTGACTTGGTATGGAAGGATCCAGAAGGCCGAGAGTTGCTCACAGTTCCAGATGGAAAGATTCGCGTTAATATGTGGGACGTAATAACACGGAATTTTAAGGCTTCTGCTATAAACGGAATCGAGCTAAATGATGCGACCATTGTAGTCGATTTAGACGATAACAACCGCCTTGACTTTGTGCCTGCTTCACCTGATGTAAACAAGCCACTCAATGAGGTAGAGCCGCGACCTAAACCTCCTAAAAAGACGACTCAAGAGCGGCAGGAGGAACTGGGCAAGAAGGTTCGTAACTTTAATTGGGACGGTCAACATTTAAATCTTACGATTACATTGAGAAATAACCAGCTGGAAATCTTTCAGAAAAATCGTCACTATGTAATGAGGAACGTGAATTCTAAAATACATCTTGATAGTAACCGTGCTATTCGTATTGATATGGAAACGGGTAAGTTCGGTGGCACAGCCATTGGTGATGGTCTTACACTGAAAGGTCGTGTTGATCTAAAGGATGTATTAAAGCATCGCATGCCTCAGTTAGACTTGCAGTTTGATGTAAAGGGTGTGGACCCATCATCACTCGGTTTTGGCGATAATATCCACGATGCAATGACCTTGCTGACAAAGGTAACAGGTGATTTTAATCGTCCATTGGCTAAAGGGCGTGTAACGATGCCTGTTTTACGAATTCCTGCGCTTACCTTTGAAAATGTCGTAGGCGATGTAACGTACCAAGACGGCATTTTGAACTTTGAAAATGTAAATGCCAATGTATACGGCGGAAAGCTAGAGGCAAAGGGCATATATAACTTAGATACTCGGGCTTATACGATTACAGG is part of the Veillonella nakazawae genome and harbors:
- a CDS encoding membrane biogenesis protein AsmA, whose product is MKHYVHSYWTKYKQLYKKGLKGIAAFLAIGAIIVFVLATIASRGMGVIFNEVMARQTMMRGTVTVESLTATPWGTLSFTDLVWKDPEGRELLTVPDGKIRVNMWDVITRNFKASAINGIELNDATIVVDLDDNNRLDFVPASPDVNKPLNEVEPRPKPPKKTTQERQEELGKKVRNFNWDGQHLNLTITLRNNQLEIFQKNRHYVMRNVNSKIHLDSNRAIRIDMETGKFGGTAIGDGLTLKGRVDLKDVLKHRMPQLDLQFDVKGVDPSSLGFGDNIHDAMTLLTKVTGDFNRPLAKGRVTMPVLRIPALTFENVVGDVTYQDGILNFENVNANVYGGKLEAKGIYNLDTRAYTITGIAKDLDSSEALKTPEFVVPVSANLNFRSEGQPRDMEVWGNFWSGEGHYMLIPIKNITGNFHNKGRHLSFSDVKVNTNITTISTDALRIDNGQLTMGPLNITSHGGSNFIIYDEESFDELDENMDRIKEGMKQASENSKRASESAKGLKDVKIPDDVKGSIKALKRQMDSVKDSVESVKIN